CCAACGGCTCGGGGAAATCGACGCTCCTGCGTATGCTGATCGGCGACGATGTGGATTACGATGGCACCATCCGCATCGGCGAACGGGTCAACATCGCCTACTTCGACCAGCATCTCGCGACACTCGACGGCACCGGCACTGTCATCGACGAAATCTGGAATGCGCACCCGCAGTTTGAGGCCGGACCGTTGCGCAGCTATCTCGCGCGGTTTCTGTTCACGGGCGATGATGTCTTCAAGAATGTCGTCGACCTCTCCGGCGGTGAGAAAAACCGACTGGCGCTGGCGCGGTTGATGCTTACGAATGCGAACTGTCTGGTGCTCGATGAGCCAACCAATCATCTCGATGTCGACGCGCGCGAGGTGCTCGAAGAGGCACTGGCGCAGTTTGAGGGCACCGCCATCGTCGTCAGTCACGACCGGCGATTCCTCGATCGCTTCACAACAAAGATTCTGTATGTCGCCGATGGCGGCGTTGCGATGTCGCTGGGAAACTACTCCGACTGGTCTCATCGGCAACAACAGGACGCCGTGTTACGTGCAGCAGCCGAATCGCCAAAGGAACCATCCGACGCCGCGCAACAGTGGCAGGAGCAGAAGAAAGCCCGCTCCGAACAGCGCCGCATTCAGCGCAAGCGAGAAGAGATTGAATGCCAAATCGCCGAGACCGAACGGGGTTTGGAAAGAATCGAAACCGAACTCGCCGACGAATCCAGCGCCCGCGACTGGCAGCGGCTGGCAGCGTTGACCGAAGAACGCGCGACACTCTACGAGCGGCTGACCGGATTATACAGCGCACTCGAAGAGTTCACGATCTCCGATACAGAAGGGCCTGCGCCGTGATGTCTCCCGCCCTCGGGTAACGGTCCTATCACGTCACGGACCTCCCAGTTGCTGCAGAACTGTCTTCTCCCCACGTCGAAATTGCTTCGAAACCGTGGGCCGCCTCTGCCTGCGGGACTGCTTCTCCACCCACTGCCGGAAAAACCGCCCCGATTCGATCTCACGCAGCAATCGCCGCATCGCGCGACGCGTGCCCTCTGAGATGATCTCCGGCCCGGCAACGGCTGCGCCATACGCTGCGGTCGGCGAGATGGCGTCGTACATCCCGGCCAATCCATCGCGCTTGATCAGATCGACGATCAGATCAATTTGATAGACACATTCGAGGTACGCCGCATGCGGCGGATGCCCGGTGCGAACCAGAGTCTCGACGCCTGCCTGCAAGAGCGCACCCAATCCGCCGCAGAGAACCGCCTGCTCACCGAACAGATCGCCCACCGCTTCGAGTGCAAATGTCGTTTCGATGGCGCCGGCGGAAATGCAGCCGACCGCCCTGGCCAGCGCCAGTCCGATGGGACGTGCCCGTCGGCTGGCATTCTGATACACAGCGAAGAAACAGCCGACACCGTCGCGCTGTCCGCGCAATTCACGGAGTCGTTTGCCCGGTCCCAACGGCGCAATCAGCACAACATCGACGCCCTTCGGTGGTTTGACCATGCCGAAATGCACCGACGATGCGTGTGCAAACACCAGCATCTGCCCGGTTCGGAGATTGGGACGAATGTCGTATGTGAACAGACGCCCGTGCAGATGATCGGGGGCAAGGACGAAGATAATGTCCGTATTGCGAACCGCATCTCTTGGTGTGACGACGGCCAAGCGGTCGCGACGGGCGGCACGTCGCGAACCGCTGCGTGGCGGTAGCCCGACAATCGGCGCAAATCCCGCGTCGCGCAAGTTCAACGCCTGCGCGCGTCCCTGGGCGCCATATCCCAGAACGGCGATGCGTTTCCCTTTTAGCGGTCTGAGTGGCGCAGTTCGTATGACACGCATGGCCACGATAACTCAGGATTCATTCTGTGCCAGTCGGCCCTGGGGCCGACGGTCATCGCGCAACGATGAGATCGCGACGAACGAAGTCGCCCGGGTCATCGACCCCCGGCCCCCCAGAGGCTGACCCGCACACTTCGCCACCAGCAGGCCACGGCCATCATAGCGGACAAATCGTTACGACTTCAAGCTGTGATTGGAAATTCGCTACTCGTAGCGCAGCGCATCGATCGGGTCCAATAGCGCGGCTTTGCGCGCCGGGTACATCCCGAAAAAGATGCCGACCACCGCGGAGAACCCGAATGAGAGCAGGACCGACTGCGGCGAGACCAGCGTATTCCAGCCGTAGAAGCGCGCCAGCGCCACCGTCAGCCCGATCCCCAATGCGATGCCGACGATCCCACCGATCACCGCCAGCGAGGTCGATTCGATCAGAAACTGTGTCAGGATGTCGCGACGGCGCGCGCCCAATGCCATGCGCACGCCGATCTCGC
This genomic window from Candidatus Zixiibacteriota bacterium contains:
- the ilvC gene encoding ketol-acid reductoisomerase; translated protein: MRVIRTAPLRPLKGKRIAVLGYGAQGRAQALNLRDAGFAPIVGLPPRSGSRRAARRDRLAVVTPRDAVRNTDIIFVLAPDHLHGRLFTYDIRPNLRTGQMLVFAHASSVHFGMVKPPKGVDVVLIAPLGPGKRLRELRGQRDGVGCFFAVYQNASRRARPIGLALARAVGCISAGAIETTFALEAVGDLFGEQAVLCGGLGALLQAGVETLVRTGHPPHAAYLECVYQIDLIVDLIKRDGLAGMYDAISPTAAYGAAVAGPEIISEGTRRAMRRLLREIESGRFFRQWVEKQSRRQRRPTVSKQFRRGEKTVLQQLGGP